A part of Kryptolebias marmoratus isolate JLee-2015 linkage group LG8, ASM164957v2, whole genome shotgun sequence genomic DNA contains:
- the zhx3 gene encoding zinc fingers and homeoboxes protein 3, with amino-acid sequence MASKRKSTTPCMIPSKTIRSVEEVEQDSPVPVRPARISGSDRLSPLVPIESSKPENDNGTYTCKSCNFETHDLNLFLDHVYTAHPEFRADPGFVCRSCGVSAPKFEGLALHNARVHPSTMNTTLHLRKRDRRVVVEQHVVVGTETSKDGEISITKTPIMRMLKGKSEPKRIVVSHSVSDEPSSEPHCISAFKESERKEAATVTVTHVPTIVHNGTTKTTLPSAIQIVNGTTTLPMLKTPITQVVSVAQNKNLHHSSPITVSSNVSSTSSPSSSQNLPKVMIPLSSIPTYSASMDSSSFLKTSFSKFPYPTKAELCYLTVVTKFPEEQIKIWFTAQRLKQGISWSPEEIEEARRKMFNTIIQTAPASMQNHTRSHHSSAQHTITVLPASLGPTGIPQFLQGSLVSQAGVIVTQPVVANGIQVSSAPVALAVTPKPQAAARPTMQARPAAAVVADKGTSVVVGSSSAGSSIITSSKSCKSGGGGAGSSEAGVINLSLGNSNHSNAKVSSVNGKHGSAKGTSTDKSNNDVSSHAISENTDVNKASTSVAQSDTKTTTEGKAANNKTGNNGQKSEHANGSANNNLTSADEADPSVSDSSAIKMQEASSPASKSSSPSPAAAPGSTPGSRIPVSTLLDPIFYKGKKSQVQLNTLKDSFLMNQWPDQEEVDRLISLTGLTVREVRKWFSDRRYHFRNHKGPRSGVAGQNKASAASGAGSSVGTPPSGAASDGATPVDLSESGASGAKTPRNTPPSPPATLTPTSPTTPSRRLPKLPSPDFTAVRYKEREPHQVKALEASFAQNSDPSGEEVDRLRSETKMTRREIHSWFSEKRKKVAAEKKKDELDQAQKEDEEEMEVDGDDRQRDDGSGEPKVNPIKINLKMLKVTEASGKTEGEGSDNPTGSAQSSSTPAPSVGPTSSNTPKPSQPSTPAPKTSHSPKPTAVRGKKTAEQLHLLKQVYARTQWPSATQYDELISGTGLSRPEVVRWFGDSRYVQKNGLLKWLQEYQNMALEEELQEENTKVLQDHLDMHGKLEESQLQELAERSGLTADLVRYWFSTRVTPAGPKQAAAPQTTGTEAVRAGAAAEPPTTTAAGSSPLEPRPGGGTEDKMDLSVCGATSEATEANTNKTPNAAKGAEEAFV; translated from the exons ATGGCCAGCAAAAGAAAGTCGACTACGCCTTGCATGATCCCCAGTAAGACTATCCGCTCAGTAGAGGAGGTTGAGCAGGACTCTCCGGTTCCTGTCCGTCCAGCCAGGATTTCTGGGAGTGACAGGCTCAGCCCTCTAGTCCCCATTGAGTCTTCCAAACCAGAAAACGATAACGGCACTTACACCTGTAAGTCGTGTAACTTCGAAACTCATGACCTCAACTTGTTCTTGGATCATGTCTACACCGCGCATCCAGAATTCAGGGCGGACCCGGGCTTCGTTTGCAGGAGCTGCGGCGTTTCCGCGCCCAAGTTTGAGGGGCTGGCCCTGCACAACGCCCGGGTTCACCCCAGCACAATGAACACCACGCTGCACCTGAGGAAAAGGGACAGGAGGGTGGTGGTGGAGCAGCACGTGGTGGTTGGGACGGAGACGAGCAAGGACGGTGAGATTTCTATCACCAAAACCCCAATCATGAGGATGCTGAAGGGCAAGTCGGAACCGAAACGGATCGTGGTGTCTCACTCGGTCTCTGATGAGCCATCCTCAGAGCCGCACTGTATCTCTGCATTCAAGGAGTCCGAAAGAAAAGAGGCTGCCACAGTGACTGTCACCCACGTTCCTACAATTGTCCACAATGGCACAACTAAGACCACACTGCCCTCGGCCATTCAGATTGTTAATGGAACAACAACGTTACCGATGCTAAAGACGCCCATCACACAG gtCGTTTCTGtagctcaaaacaaaaaccttcatcACTCGTCGCCGATCACAGTCTCTTCAAATGTTTCCTCAACTTCTTCACCTTCGTCCTCTCAAAATCTACCCAAG GTGATGATTCCTTTGAGCAGCATTCCCACCTACAGTGCCTCCATGGACTCCTCTTCTTTTCTGAAGACCTCCTTCAGTAAGTTCCCGTACCCCACGAAGGCTGAGCTTTGCTACCTGACCGTGGTTACCAAGTTCCCCGAAGAACAGATCAAGATCTGGTTCACAGCTCAGAGACTAAAGCAAGGCATCAGCTGGTCTCCCGAGGAGATCGAGGAGGCCAGGAGGAAGATGTTCAACACCATCATTCAGACGGCACCGGCCAGCATGCAGAACCACACTCGGAGTCACCACAGCTCAGCTCAGCACACAATCACGGTCCTGCCCGCCTCCCTGGGGCCCACAGGGATCCCTCAGTTTTTGCAGGGATCTCTTGTCAGCCAGGCAGGGGTAATCGTCACACAGCCCGTGGTGGCCAACGGCATCCAGGTCAGCAGCGCTCCCGTGGCCCTGGCGGTGACGCCCAAGCCCCAGGCAGCGGCTCGACCCACCATGCAGGCCCGACCCGCTGCGGCCGTGGTGGCGGACAAAGGCACCAGCGTGGTGGTGGGCAGCAGCAGCGCGGGGAGCAGCATCATTACCAGCagtaaaagttgtaaaagtgGGGGAGGGGGCGCCGGCAGTAGTGAAGCCGGTGTCATCAACCTCAGTCTTGGAAACAGTAATCATAGTAACGCTAAGGTGAGCAGTGTCAACGGTAAACATGGCAGCGCTAAAGGCACCTCTACTGACAAGAGCAATAATGATGTCAGCAGCCACGCCATTTCTGAGAACactgatgtaaacaaagccagCACCAGCGTGGCGCAGAGTGACACTAAGACAACCACAGAAGGCAAAGCTGCTAACAATAAAACAGGTAACAACGGACAGAAGAGCGAACATGCTAATGGTAGCGCCAACAATAATTTAACTAGCGCAGATGAAGCTGATCCCTCTGTGAGTGACTCTTCAGCTATCAAAATGCAAGAGGCTTCATCTCCAGCCTCAAAGTCTTCCTCCCCTTCCCCTGCAGCAGCGCCTGGCAGCACACCTGGCTCTCGAATTCCTGTCAGCACATTGTTGGACCCCATCTTTTACAAAGGCAAGAAGTCTCAGGTGCAGCTGAACACCCTGAAGGACAGTTTCCTGATGAACCAGTGGCCCGACCAGGAGGAGGTGGACCGTCTCATCTCTCTGACCGGCCTCACAGTGCGAGAGGTCCGCAAGTGGTTCAGTGACCGGCGCTACCACTTTCGTAACCACAAGGGCCCTCGCTCCGGTGTGGCAGGACAGAATAAGGCCAGCGCCGCCTCGGGTGCAGGGAGCTCCGTGGGTACACCGCCGAGCGGCGCCGCCTCTGACGGCGCCACTCCCGTGGATCTGTCGGAAAGCGGCGCCTCTGGTGCCAAAACGCCTCGTAATACTCCCCCGAGCCCGCCTGCAACACTGACTCCCACCTCGCCCACCACACCTTCACGCCGACTCCCCAAGCTGCCCTCCCCCGACTTCACAGCCGTCCGCTACAAGGAGAGAGAACCCCACCAG GTTAAAGCCCTTGAGGCCAGTTTTGCCCAGAACTCTGACCCATCAGGAGAGGAAGTGGACCGGCTGCGCTCTGAGACCAAGATGACCAGGAGGGAGATCCACAGCTGGTTCTCTGAGAAGAGGAAGAAAGTGGCAGCTGAGAAGAAGAAGGACGAGCTGGACCAGGCTCAGaaagaggacgaggaggagatggaggtcGATGGAGACGACAGACAGAGAGACGATGGTTCAGGAGAACCCAAAGTCAACCCgatcaaaataaatctgaagatGCTGAAGGTGACGGAGGCCAGCGGCAAAACGGAGGGCGAGGGGTCGGATAATCCGACCGGATCGGCTCAGTCCAGCAGCACGCCTGCTCCCTCCGTGGGCCCCACCTCCTCCAACACCCCCAAACCCTCCCAGCCCTCCACCCCAGCACCAAAAACGTCCCATTCTCCTAAACCCACGGCCGTCCGAGGCAAAAAGACAGCAGAGCAACTTCACCTGCTCAAACAAGTCTACGCTCGAACCCAGTGGCCCAGCGCCACCCAGTATGACGAGCTGATCTCCGGCACGGGGCTGTCCAGACCCGAGGTGGTGCGCTGGTTTGGGGACTCCAGATACGTGCAGAAGAACGGGCTGCTGAAGTGGCTGCAGGAGTACCAGAACATGGctctggaggaggagctgcaggaggagaacacAAAGGTCCTGCAGGATCATTTGGACATGCACGGCAAGCTGGAAGAATCGCAG TTGCAGGAGCTGGCTGAGAGGAGTGGTCTGACAGCAGACCTGGTGAGATATTGGTTCTCTACCAGGGTGACTCCGGCCGGCCCGaaacaagctgctgctcctcagacGACGGGAACAGAAGCAGTCAGAGCTGGAGCGGCAGCAGAGCCACcgacaacaacagcagcaggatCCTCCCCTCTGGAGCCGAGGCCAGGAGGCGGGACGGAGGACAAAATGGACCTGTCTGTGTGCGGCGCCACGTCAGAAGCAACTGAGGCGAACACCAACAAGACGCCGAACGCAGCTAAAG gAGCCGAGGAGGCCTTTGTATGA
- the plcg1 gene encoding 1-phosphatidylinositol 4,5-bisphosphate phosphodiesterase gamma-1: MAGTSAFFSNGPVPWMDNEAEMNNLYRDLELGTVLTLYYSKKSQRSERRTFQVKLETRTIIWTRSTEKIEGEIDIREIKEIRSGQKSRDFSHGGDDSSPRVDSSLCFVILYGTEFRLKSLSLAATTDEEVTMWVKGLNWLVADTLKSPTPLQIERWLRKQFYAVDRNREDRISCKDLKNMLSQVNYRVPNMRFLKEKLSDSEMRNGDVSFSQFAQLYRNLMFDAQKSMDIPFLQRFTDKPEERISLEDFKSFLIDSQKELWAKDNNKVQEFMFGYLKDPLREVEQPYFQQDEFLTYLFSKENTIWDSSLDQVCPENMNNPLSHYWISSSHNTYLTGDQFSSESSLEAYARCLRMGCRCIELDCWDGPEGMPVIYHGHTLTSKIKFMDVLTTIKEHAFVTSDYPVILSIEDHCSIVQQRNMATQFKKMFGDMLLTKAVDMAADGLPSPNQLKRKILIKHKKLAEGSAYEEVSTSTPYSENDISNSIKNGILYLEDPINHEWYPHFFVLTSSTIYYSEETSGNQGNDDEEEHREVSNAMDQHVTEKWFHGKLGAGRDGRQIAERLLSDYCQETGAPDGSFLVRESETFVGDYTLSFWRSGRVQHCRIHSRQEAGSPKFYLTDNLVFDSLFALICHYQQVALRCNEFEMKLTEPVPQTNAHESKEWYHANLSRSQAENMLMRVPRDGAFLVRKRAEPNSFAISFRAEGKIKHCRVLQEGQTVVLGTSEFDSLVDLISFYEHDPLYRKMKLRYPINEDTLEKIGTAEPDYGSLYEGRNPGFYVEANQMPTFKCTVRAMYEYKAQRDDELSFTKNAIITNVDKQEGGWWKGDSGGKKQMWFPANYVEEISPEVTEPDRTEMTENSPLGDLLRGSVDVPSCQIVVRPEGKGSRPHVFALVSNSPTRQILDVAASNQEELNQWVLKIREVTMTSEAKLEEGKMMERRKKIALELSDLVVYCRPVPFDEEKIGTERACFRDMSSFPETKAEKYVNKIKGKKFLQYNRLQLSRIYPRGQRLDSSNYDPLPMWLCGSQLVALNFQTADKPMQMNQALFMLNGRSGYILQPPIMRDDNFDPFDRNTLRGVEQVTLVIEVLGARHLPKHGRGIVSPLIEIEVCGAEYDNAKQKTDSAADNGLNPTWLRKSFQFTVCNSAFAFLRFGVYEIDMFNDQNFLAQATFPIQGLKTGYRSVPLKNSFNEDLELTSLLVHMDIMRGRDENGEVMSPFFAAGPTAMPASAEVGRDRFGELSSVSSSSSTMSPLPQSPAQALGYRGREGSFESRYQSPIDDFRVTQEALLDHMDPQNRRILRRTKVGGENRV, encoded by the exons TCGACATTCGAGAGATTAAAGAGATCCGTTCTGGCCAGAAGTCTCGGGACTTCTCCCATGGTGGAGATGACTCGTCTCCGCGGGTCGATTCGTCTCTCTGCTTCGTTATCCTGTATGGCACAGAGTTTCGCCTTAAGTCCCTCAGCCTCGCAG CAACAACTGATGAGGAAGTGACCATGTGGGTGAAGGGCTTGAACTGGCTTGTGGCTGATACTCTGAAGTCACCAACACCTCTTCAAATAGAAAG GTGGCTACGCAAGCAGTTCTATGCAGTTGATCGCAACAGAGAGGACAG GATATCCTGTAAGGATCTGAAGAACATGCTGAGCCAGGTCAACTACAGGGTGCCAAACATGAGGTTCCTCAAAGAGAAACTTTCG GACTCTGAGATGAGGAACGGTGACGTGTCCTTCAGCCAGTTTGCCCAGCTGTACCGTAACCTCATGTTTGACGCTCAGAAAAGC ATGGATATCCCGTTTCTTCAAAG GTTCACCGATAAACCCGAGGAGAGGATCTCCCTGGAGGACTTTAAGAGCTTCCTCATTGACTctcaaaag GAGCTGTGGGCCAAAGACAACAACAAGGTTCAGGAGTTTATGTTCGGCTACCTGAAGGATCCCCTGAGAGAAGTGGAGCAGCCCTATTTTCAACAAGATGAA TTCCTCACGTACCTCTTCTCCAAAGAGAACACCATTTGGGACTCCTCCTTGGACCAAGTATGTCCTGAGAACATGAACAACCCGCTGTCCCACTACTGGATCTCTTCTTCGCACAACAC ctaccTGACAGGGGACCAGTTTTCCAGTGAGTCGTCCCTGGAGGCGTATGCTCGCTGTCTGAGGATGGGATGTCGCTGTATAGAAT TGGACTGCTGGGACGGCCCAGAAGGAATGCCGGTCATCTACCACGGGCACACCCTCACGTCCAAAATCAAGTTTATGGATGTCCTGACCACCATCAAAGAGCATGCGTTCGTCACTTCTGA CTATCCTGTCATCCTGTCCATCGAGGACCACTGTAGTATTGTTCAGCAGAGGAATATGGCCACGCAGTTTAAGAAGATGTTTGGAGACATGCTGCTGACCAAGGCGGTGGATATGGCAGCAGACGGCCTGCCCTCCCCCAACCAGCTCAAGAGGAAGATTCTCATCAAG CATAAGAAGCTCGCAGAGGGTAGCGCTTATGAGGAAGTGTCCACTTCCACACCCTACTCAGAGAACGACATCAGCAACTCCATCAAAAACGGCATCTTATACCTGGAAGATCCCATTAACCAT GAGTGGTATCCTCACTTCTTCGTCCTGACCAGCAGTACCATCTACTACTCAGAAGAGACGTCCGGTAACCAGGGCAAcgacgatgaggaggagcacAGAGAG GTGTCCAACGCCATGGACCAGCACGTGACAGAAAAATGGTTCCACGGGAAGCTTGGAGCTGGGCGGGACGGGCGGCAGATCGCTGAGAGGCTGCTGTCCGATTACTGCCAAGAGACTGGAGCTCCTGACGGCTCCTTCCTGGTTCGGGAAAGTGAAACCTTTGTTGGAGACTACACTCTGTCTTTCTG GCGTTCTGGTCGGGTACAGCACTGTCGCATCCACTCTCGCCAAGAGGCCGGCAGCCCCAAGTTCTACCTGACCGACAACCTGGTGTTCGACTCGCTCTTCGCCCTGATCTGCCActaccagcaggtggcgctgcgCTGTAACGAGTTTGAGATGAAGCTGACGGAGCCGGTGCCTCAGACCAACGCCCACGAGAGCAAAGA GTGGTACCACGCCAACCTGTCGAGGAGCCAAGCAGAGAACATGCTGATGAGGGTTCCTCGTGACGGGGCTTTTCTTGTCAGGAAGCGAGCGGAACCCAACTCCTTTGCAATTTCCTTCAG ggCTGAGGGTAAGATCAAGCACTGTCGAGTGCTGCAAGAAGGTCAGACTGTGGTGCTGGGCACCTCTGAGTTTGACAGCTTAGTAGACCTCATCAGCTTCTATGAACACGACCCCCTGTATCGCAAAATGAAACTGCGCTATCCCATTAACGAGGACACACTGGAGAAGATAGGCACCGCT GAGCCAGATTACGGGTCGCTGTATGAAGGCAGGAATCCTGGCTTTTATGTCGAGGCCAATCAAATGCCAACTTTCAAG TGCACAGTGCGAGCCATGTACGAGTACAAAGCTCAGAGAGACGACGAGCTCTCCTTCACCAAGAACGCCATCATCACCAACGtagacaaacaggaaggaggaTG GTGGAAAGGTGACAGTGGAGGAAAGAAGCAGATGTGGTTTCCTGCGAACTATGTGGAGGAGATCAGCCCGGAAGTAACGGAGCCTGACAGAACT gagatgacagaaaacagcCCGCTTGGAGATCTGCTGAGAGGAAGTGTGGATGTGCCTTCCTGTCAGATCG TGGTTCGTCCTGAAGGGAAGGGCAGCAGGCCTCACGTGTTCGCCCTGGTGTCAAACAGCCCGACGCGTCAGATTCTGGATGTGGCTGCCTCCAACCAAGAAGAACTGAATCAGTGGGTGCTGAAGATCCGTGAAGTGACCATGACCTCAGAGGCCAAG CTGGAGGAGGGGAAGAtgatggagaggaggaagaagattGCCCTGGAGCTATCAGACCTGGTGGTCTACTGCAGGCCTGTACCGTTCGATGAAGAAA AGATTGGCACAGAGCGGGCCTGTTTCCGGGACATGTCGTCTTTCCCCGAGACCAAAGCAGAAAAGTACGTCAACAAAATCAAGGGGAAGAAGTTCCTGCAGTACAACCGGCTGCAGCTGTCCAGGATCTACCCCAGAGGCCAGCGACTCGACTCCTCCAACTATGACCCGCTCCCCATGTGGCTCTGCGGTTCCCAGCTGGTGGCACTTAACTTCCAGACAGCAG ACAAGCCCATGCAGATGAACCAGGCTCTGTTCATGCTGAACGGACGGAGCGGCTACATCCTGCAGCCTCCCATCATGAGGGACGACAACTTCGACCCGTTTGACAGAAATACACTACGAGGAGTGGAGCAGGTCACCCTGGTGATAGAG GTCTTGGGTGCACGGCACCTCCCTAAGCACGGCCGAGGCATCGTTTCCCCGCTCATCGAGATCGAGGTGTGCGGAGCTGAGTATGACAACGCCAAGCAAAAAACCGACTCGGCAG CTGATAACGGCCTTAATCCCACGTGGCTCAGGAAGTCGTTCCAGTTCACTGTGTGCAACTCGGCCTTCGCTTTCCTGCGGTTTGGGGTTTATGAGATCGACATGTTCAACGACCAGAACTTTCTGGCTCAGGCCACGTTCCCCATTCAAGGCCTCAAGACAG GGTACCGCTCAGTCCCTCTGAAGAACAGCTTCAACGAAGACTTGGAGCTGACGTCTCTGTTAGTCCACATGGACATCATGAGAGGCAGG GATGAAAATGGTGAGGTTATGAGCCCGTTCTTTGCCGCCGGGCCCACAGCCATGCCAGCATCAGCTGAAGTGGGACGGGATCGTTTTGGTGAGCTGAGCTCCgtgtcctcgtcctcctccaccATGTCTCCGCTGCCCCAGTCTCCGGCTCAGGCGTTGGGCtacagagggagggagggctCCTTTGAGTCCCGCTATCAGTCTCCCATCGATGACTTCAGGGTGACCCAGGAGGCCCTGCTGGACCACATGGACCCCCAGAACAGAAG GATCCTGCGGCGGACCAAAGTGGGCGGAGAGAACCGCGTCTAA